The window TGTAACAGTGTTAGGTCCTATTGATGAAAAGGCTTCCATGACTGGAGCTGGCTTTGTTCCCAATTGAGTCGTTGGATGTGTAATGGAAGCTGTAGGTGTACTGCATAAAACATTTAACAAGAAAATGAAGTGGCATAGTCAAACATTGTCTAAACCGTTAGTGTATACAAGTTAAATCCATTCATAGATTGTTATACCTTGTTGAATTAACATAAGCGAAGAGTTCAAGTCCATCAGTGTAACTAATTTGCGTAGCAGGTAAGACGTGAGGATCAACAATAATTTCATCGCCAGATGCATAATCGTTGGGTAGAACCATTCCAACTGTGCACATGCCAAAGCAGCTTGCTGTCCCTTGTCAACCTTTGCATTATCTCCTCTTAGACAAACTAAAATAGTTCCCTTTACCTTCTTAGGGTCCAATGCCCCAACTTTGCATAACTGACTGCAGTTaaccaagaaaaagaaagaactaaATGTCAGCCAAGCAAGTCTCAAATTTATTTGTAGTACTAGGTGGCGCTAGCCCGTGCCAGCATGGCCCCAATACTGTAAAGTTGGAACTGAATGACAAATAAGAAAAGTAGATGCACGTGAATGAATACCAAATTAGATATAAAAAACATTGTATAACTTTGTTTTGAAATGAAATGGGAAAAAGAGAAATAGATGCATGTAATGATTACAAAAGATATTGATAATATTGCTGGATATTATTCATCTATGGTTACCATATGATACATTATTTACATCCATGGGAGCACAACAATAATTTACTTAAAAAAACATTTGAAAATACCATATGTTTATAATAAGCCACAATAGCAATAGAAATAAATTAGGCATGAACTTGCTCAAAGTTTAGGCTTGAGGATCTTGACAATCTTGCACGTGAAATCGGGTTCATTTCTTCTATATGTTACCTCTATTCTTTGAATGCCCATAATAGGGAAAAACCAATCTAGCTGTCAAGACAGCTGAAGAGAAAATATGCAAGCTAAAATCCATGAAAGAGATACAGGGAGTGAACAAGaactaaaaaaacaaaacaaaattggTGAAGTGGCAATTGGAGTTCTCAACATTAAATTGCACAATTTTAAGATGCATAAAGGCAAcggtataatttttctttctgaCTCTCACAAAAATATCTGATCTTGTTCATCCATAAAAAATGCTCCATCTCTATCAATCATTTCACAACAAATGCTATAGAGAAGTTGTAtttacaaacctattccaacagAAGATCCTCGAACAGATAACAATATATCTGCTTAGACCTATGTAGGGCATTTTCAAGATACAGGTTGCAGTCTAAGTAGTACTTTCTTATCAGATTGCCTAACAGAACTATCACATATAAAACCAAACCACTATATAACATGTATCAATTTGAGTCATTAAGCAGTAAGTAGTACAGTAAGCAGAGCAACCTGTAATTGACTCCTACGTCAAAGCAAAAGATACAAAATTTCTTTAACGTATAGTCAAAAGAAAAGATGACCAACTCTATATCAAAATGTACAAAAGGCCACACAAATCATTCAGAAGCAGAATTTGATTGATATTTGATCATGAAAGCAAGAATTTACATGCATGAAATAATTGAAACTTGATCCACATCCATGTGTCAATTTGAGGCATCATTATTTTCCTAAAATTGGAAAGTGGAACGATTGGAAGAATTTAACTCACAACAACTTCAATTCCTTTTCAAACTCTCTCCAAGTAAGATACAAAACAAAGCTATATATTGGTTTTCAGTTTAGCCTCATTTGAAGAGTCGAATGCTTCTGCAAGAACCAACGCAAATTCCAAAAATCCTGCTAATATTTATGTATTGTCTCTGATTTATAAATGtgataacataaaaaaaaaaaaaaaaagagtagctAATCACATAGAGAAGTGGTGCATTTTCTATTAATCATAAAGGTATAGAAAGACTTAATGTGATACTTTAACATAACTTACATTGTGGATTTGTTCAGTCGAGAACTAATGTGTGCTGAAGCCAACAGTTCCATATAATGTATATTGAATCCTTGAACTAAAGCTTCTATTATTGGCCAAAAGGTCAATTTCAAACCTTACCACCTAATTATTGATTACTGCAATATAAAGCAGCAACATATATGTTCCAAAACCAATATCAGGATGCTGCTAAGGACTGATATAGTATCTTATCTAGCTTCTTGTAAATTAAATACAATTGAACTGGCCAACAGAGCTGACCTGTATATATAACTGAATAATAGGTACTAATATCAgaaaatctaatatatatatatatatatatatatatatatattaaacagtaAATATATATTTTCTCAGGAAATTTCGGTCAAAGTAGAAGCTCCAGATTATTTTTGCAAGAGAAAGTTAATTGATGACAAATCATCTTTTGAGATAAGAAGAGCATCCCGTAGTGTGGTGTTTTCTCAAAGTTCTCttggtgaaaaagaaaaaggaaatttaAGAAGAGAAATGGCATCGCTGAAATGAAGCAGAACAGTAAAATGGGAGTTTCACTCTACCTTATTAGACTTCACAACCAACTATTAGACTCTTCATATGTGACATGAAAATCAATTTCTTTTAGAAGTAAAAAATTAAAACTGAGAACGACACAAGTTCTGAGAATGAAAAGTTTTAATGAAGCGTCTACTTTAGTGCTGACATGTATCTACCTGGATGTAAGGTTAATAAGTCCTCAAGATCCATCTGACCATCCAAGCATTAAAGTAAATTATCAATTTTCTCATGGTGTCAGTAAGTACCATTCCTAATGGCTATGCCAAAACAGTGATATCATAAATTCCCTCCCTCAATTATGAAAGTGCGAGTTTATGTTTCGCTAGATCTTCAACTGTAATCTACAACCGTTAGAAATGAgaatattcaaaaatatataaagaagagGTAAACATTTTGGAAGATCACCAGGAAAAATTCTTTAATTGATAATTAATTTTCTATGGCTTTTCTTAATACTTTAAAAAGTCAGTACACACCTAACTAATGCatcacaatttttaaaaaaaaaaaattaaaaggaacAAAGGTCCAATGAAAGTATGCAACTTGTGAGTTGAAAGATATTCTCCCAATTTCGTTCTTTCACTTTTTAAGATTGCCATGAAGAATAAAGATTAAGTTATGTTTCAAAGTCAAGAATCCTTTTATAAGGTCAAGGATTCTATGATTACAATAAAGGCTTCACATATTTAAATAAGTTAATGTAGAAGGACATTATAGAACCAAAATAGATCGGAACTAATATCATGATTGCTTGCATTAGGAGGGTATACTGTGTCCCCTCTTTTTGGGCACTGAAATTAAATCCCCTCATTGGATCATACTCCACCCATTGGATAATTCATAAATATGATCCTCAATGTGAAATTGTCAATCCATTTGAGAAGCTACCACAAAGAGTTCTAATGTTGCCTTAAGGATAGCTATTCTTTCTTCTATTCATTAACATTCCATCTGCATCATCGTTAAATGTTTTCTCTGAGCTCATACAATCTCCTTCTCTACTCAAAATTGCTACAACGTCTGAACTAAATTTTCTGAGTCA is drawn from Nicotiana tabacum cultivar K326 chromosome 22, ASM71507v2, whole genome shotgun sequence and contains these coding sequences:
- the LOC107776554 gene encoding uncharacterized protein LOC107776554, whose product is MELLASAHISSRLNKSTIQLCKVGALDPKKVKGTILVCLRGDNAKVDKGQQAALACAQLEWFYPTIMHLAMKLLLILTSYLLRKLVTLMDLNSSLMLIQQVHLQLPLHIQRLNWEQSQLQSWKPFHQ